One Arvicanthis niloticus isolate mArvNil1 chromosome X, mArvNil1.pat.X, whole genome shotgun sequence genomic window, CATGCCTTGGCATTGACTGGCATCGAGGATGGAGTTCATACCAGCCTTAAGAATTAATTTGATTTAGAACTAGACTAAATCAATCTAGCACTTCAGAGGTTTGCCAAACACCAAATACTCAAGACATCTAACCCCAAAAAATATAACTTTTGAATACAAATCTTGATGACAAAGAGAAGGATGGAAGGTAAAAACTAACGGCACGAAAGGGATGGAGCACCATAATGAGGCAGCAAGGCAGCTATCGAGTGGGAAGAAACTTCTAAGTCTCCCGTGATGTGCCAGACCCGTGTGCCAATAGCCAATTCCAGGGACTCTAGAAACTGTTTTCCAAAAAGACATCTTAACAAAAATCTTAATATCCAacttatttttacaaattttcaTCAGCGATCAGACCTGTATGTTACAAATTGCCagctctcaaaaacaaaactgtgaaaGACTTGGTAAGGATCCAAGTGAGGCCTCAGACTGTTCACACACTTGGACCACACCTCTATCATGTAATCCAAGACAAGCGAGTGTTAAGTTTTTCAAGTTAACTAAGAACTAACAGAGCAGGCTCAATTGGCCAAATCTAAGTCCTTATTAGCACCCGTTCTCTGGTCCATGGAGCCATCACTCCCTTTCTGTCCCCCTCGCTTGGTCAGACAAGAGTTCTCTCTCCAGCTTATCAGAGAGAACTGGGGGATTCATGTCTGGATACCCATTAGcttttcagaaaaatataaaggcATGGAGTTGAAACTGTAGGAAAACATTGTATCTATAAACATCTTAACCtctatttttcaattatttttcaattaccaaagatatttaaaaagaaaatacctttacTCTTTAAAAATACTAGTGTCCTTATTTTCCTTCTAATTCTTCACCTGAGTagtctctctgaagagcaagactTACAAAATGCTCTCTCTTGCATCCCTGGATCTTTCATGTTACTGTAAATTTAATACTTTTCATTATAGATTTTAAAGAACTACTACTGGGGgttgtgtgtataagtatgtaaaataagcaatacacacagatacatgttacatatatatgtgtatatatagatagatatatataattCAgggtacatttacatatataaagttGCAAAAGATCCTATGAGCCACAATTTACCCCTAGGAGATTCCAAAATGCAGTCTTCAGTTAAATTTCATTTGGAGCACACAACCATTCCAAGACAAAGCAGCAcagataaaataatcaaaatacaacAAGATCAAGCAAAAATTTCCAACAAGGTTTTCTAAAAGTTTACTACACTGACAAAAGATGTAAAGagtctaaaggaaaaaaaagtatattttctccactaaaaaggaaaaaaatcagaaagcaaaGTAAACACAAACCCAGCCACTGCTCTTTTATGCAGCAATGCCAGGGACACATGAAAACTTTCATTGTCATACAGTTTACAATACTAAGCAAGACAAGTAAATGACTTTCATGTTACGATCATGAGACCTCACCATACAAAACCTCCCATTCCATTAGATGTCTCTGACGATTTAATTGTGAGAAATTTGTGAGACAAAAAGTCCACATGAATCCTTTCAGTTACCAATGCAGAGTTACCATGAGTTAACTGGTCTTACAAGAGTACCATCAAGGTAAGcaaggtaaatattttaaaataaatataaaacttctAAGATAGAAAACTTCAGTATAGAATGAGGGATTACTTTAGTAAAAGCAACTAACTTGTTGCTGCTTTTTCCCATGTATTAAACAAACTGAATAGAATTCAGAACACACTATTGAACAAAACGTAAAAACAAAGAGTCAACTAGAAGCAATAATCCTATTTGTACACAGCATAAATCAATATACAGTATAGTATGTGAACAAGACTGATTGgcttttaaatgaattttctGTTTCAAGACCAGTTTCTCTACAAACAGCTGTGAAGAGTACTGTTAGGGCAGGCCAACTTCTTTATGATGTCGCATTATGTGCTGGTTCTTTTCCGAGGGTCTTCGGAATCCTTTCTTGCAGTACTCACATCGGTGAGGATAGTCTTTTGTATGAATGGAGATAACATGCCGCTTAAAGCCTGAGGCATCTGTAGTGCTATATTCACAGTACTCACACTGATACACTTTCCGGCCACTGTGGGTCTTCATATGCTTTTTAAGCTCACTTTGTTGCCGAAATCCCTTTCTACATCTCTTACACCTAAATGGAAGGTCCTTTGTATGAACCGAGAGAATATGGCGACTTAGTACAAACGGATCTGCAATCTTAAAGTCACAATGTCTACACTGGTGCATTTTTTTACCCTTGTGGGCAGCCACATGTTTCTTGAGTTCTGAAGGCCTGTGAAAGCCTTTATCGCACATGTCACACTTATGAGGATAGTCCTTTGTATGAACTGAAATTATGTGTCGCTTCAAATCACTGGAGTTTGAACTCTTGTGGTCACAATGCAAACACTGGTGAGTTTTGCTCTCTTGATGGATAAGAGCATGTTGTTGCACCTCTTTGGTATCTgagaaagtcagaagacaaatgTCACACTTGAATGGCATCTCTTTACTATGCTTAGTTTTTACATGTGTTTTCAAGTTAGAAGAATCTGCGGACCTGTATTCGCAGTACTGGCATTCATAGGGCttttctccagtatggattcGCATGTGCTTTTTGAGCTCTGATGGATGACGGAAACCTTTGCCACACTCTACACAAATGTGAGGAAAATTCTTGCTGTGGACTGCCAAAAGGTGGCGATTCAATAGGCCTTGTTCAGCTGTTTCATATTCACAGAACTTACACTTGTGCATTTTGTTGGCTCCTTTTTCCTTATGCACCATTTTATGAGTAAACAAAGCGCCAGCATGAGAGAAATGCTTTCCACACTCATCGCATTCTATGGCTTTCTCTGCCTTGCTGGTTAGCTTGTGGCTCTCCAGGTGATTGTGTAAACTTATCTTCTTGTTGGTAGTGTAATCACAGTCAGTACAGCGGTACTTTTTCTTGGCAAGGTGTTCAGGATGGTTCTTCATATGTCTTTTCAAGAAACCTCTCGATTTAAATTTCTTGCCACAAATCATGCAAGGGTAGACAGTCAGAGGATGTCCATCTGGGCCAATAATTATTGCTAAGAAAGGAAAGGAGCATAAGTGATCAAAACATGGTTTAGTTTCTTCAAAAGTCTGAATGCGTCCTCTGAACACTTTGGTCAAAGGCTCCTCATTTGGCCACACGCTACACATTCTTGTCTCATATTCAATCTAAGATACATGACAACCTGGCCCTAAGAACTTGAGCTGCATTAAACTAGCCTTTTCTATTTTAACAAAATCGgttaataaatatgtaatttctaTTGAAAAGTGAGTAAGCCTCACCAACTTGGAAATCTATGGTAATTATTCATATAAAGTTTTTTAGTTAGAACTCCtgctttattaaaaaatattaattcatgtTAATTTATAATAAAGCTTAAATATACCAATAAAAGTAAACTGGTATATAAGAAATAAGCTACATCATACAAACTCAAGTACTTATTGTGTTGCTCTGTCAATTACGCCCATTCTATGTGGAAATAATCATTCTTTAAttataaagctttttttttcaaaaataaactgCCAACATGGATAAAAGGATTCCCCTTCATTTTTACACAATTCAAGTTTTGAACATTGTTCATCCTTCTTTGATCCATTTCCCACTcctttttaatcaataaaatcaTTCATGAATATCACTGAATTCTGAAATTCAATACACGAaagctacatatatatatatatatatagtctagcTACTAAAATGCCATCACGATACCCTGAGGATGCACACTAGCATTTCCTGAGAGCTTGCGGAGCACGCTGCGCGGGGAACTTGCGCGCCCTCACCTGTTTGGTACTGCCTGGAATCaggtcttctccttttctttggtttttgtttagcCAGTCTGCCGAGGCCAGCAG contains:
- the Zfx gene encoding zinc finger X-chromosomal protein isoform X1, which gives rise to MDEDGLEIQPQAPNTFFDATGAGATHMDGNQIVVEVQETVYVSDVVDSDITVHNYVPDDPDSVVIQDVIEDVVIEDVQCTDIMDEADVSETVIIPEQVLDSDVTEEVSLTHCTVPDDVLASDITSASISMPEHVLTSESIHVSDVGHVEHVVHDSVVEAEIVTDPLTADVVSEEVLVADCASEAVIDANGIPVNQQDEEKNNCEDYLMISLDDAGKIEHDGSSGLTMDNETEIDPCKVDGTCPEVIKVYIFKADPGEDDLGGTVDIVESEPENEHGVELLDPNNGIRVPREKMVYMTVNDSQQEEEELNVAEIADEVYMEVIVGEEDAAAAAAAAVHEQQVEDNEMKTFMPIAWAAAYGNNSDGIENRNGTASALLHIDESAGLGRLAKQKPKKRRRPDSRQYQTAIIIGPDGHPLTVYPCMICGKKFKSRGFLKRHMKNHPEHLAKKKYRCTDCDYTTNKKISLHNHLESHKLTSKAEKAIECDECGKHFSHAGALFTHKMVHKEKGANKMHKCKFCEYETAEQGLLNRHLLAVHSKNFPHICVECGKGFRHPSELKKHMRIHTGEKPYECQYCEYRSADSSNLKTHVKTKHSKEMPFKCDICLLTFSDTKEVQQHALIHQESKTHQCLHCDHKSSNSSDLKRHIISVHTKDYPHKCDMCDKGFHRPSELKKHVAAHKGKKMHQCRHCDFKIADPFVLSRHILSVHTKDLPFRCKRCRKGFRQQSELKKHMKTHSGRKVYQCEYCEYSTTDASGFKRHVISIHTKDYPHRCEYCKKGFRRPSEKNQHIMRHHKEVGLP
- the Zfx gene encoding zinc finger X-chromosomal protein isoform X2, giving the protein MDEDGLEIQPQAPNTFFDATGAGATHMDGNQIVVEVQETVYVSDVVDSDITVHNYVPDDPDSVVIQDVIEDVVIEDVQCTDIMDEADVSETVIIPEQVLDSDVTEEVSLTHCTVPDDVLASDITSASISMPEHVLTSESIHVSDVGHVEHVVHDSVVEAEIVTDPLTADVVSEEVLVADCASEAVIDANGIPVNQQDEEKNNCEDYLMISCGTVDIVESEPENEHGVELLDPNNGIRVPREKMVYMTVNDSQQEEEELNVAEIADEVYMEVIVGEEDAAAAAAAAVHEQQVEDNEMKTFMPIAWAAAYGNNSDGIENRNGTASALLHIDESAGLGRLAKQKPKKRRRPDSRQYQTAIIIGPDGHPLTVYPCMICGKKFKSRGFLKRHMKNHPEHLAKKKYRCTDCDYTTNKKISLHNHLESHKLTSKAEKAIECDECGKHFSHAGALFTHKMVHKEKGANKMHKCKFCEYETAEQGLLNRHLLAVHSKNFPHICVECGKGFRHPSELKKHMRIHTGEKPYECQYCEYRSADSSNLKTHVKTKHSKEMPFKCDICLLTFSDTKEVQQHALIHQESKTHQCLHCDHKSSNSSDLKRHIISVHTKDYPHKCDMCDKGFHRPSELKKHVAAHKGKKMHQCRHCDFKIADPFVLSRHILSVHTKDLPFRCKRCRKGFRQQSELKKHMKTHSGRKVYQCEYCEYSTTDASGFKRHVISIHTKDYPHRCEYCKKGFRRPSEKNQHIMRHHKEVGLP